From the genome of Chanos chanos chromosome 5, fChaCha1.1, whole genome shotgun sequence, one region includes:
- the bnip3 gene encoding BCL2/adenovirus E1B 19 kDa protein-interacting protein 3 gives MSTEKQSIPEENLQGSWVELHFNNGNGESSRSVAEEQAASGDMMEKMLLDAQHESGRSSSRGSLPCDSPPRSQTPLHLRRGSEVHSSGEKNSSQSDEDYLERRREVENLMKKNADWIWDWSSRPENMPPKELLLKHPKRTSTLSMRNTSVMKKGGIFSAEFLKVFLPSLLVSHVLAVGLGVYIGRRLTTSTGTF, from the exons ATGTCGACGGAAAAACAAAGTATACCCGAGGAGAATCTGCAAG GCTCCTGGGTAGAGTTACACTTCAATAATGGGAATGGTGAAAGCTCCAGGAGCGTGGCAGAGGAGCAGGCGGCCAGCGGAGATATGATGGAGAAGATGTTGCTGGATGCCCAGCATGAGTCCGGCCGCAGTAGCTCCAGAGGAAGCCTGCCGTGTGACAG tCCTCCAAGATCCCAGACTCCTTTGCATCTACGTCGAGGCTCAGAGGTGCACAGCTCAGGAGAGAAGAACAGTTCACAG TCTGATGAGGACTACCTGGAGAGAAGACGAGAAGTGGAGAACCTGATGAAGAAAAATGCAGACTGGATCTGGGACTGGTCGAGTAGACCTGAAAACATGCCACCCAA GGAACTGTTGCTGAAGCATCCAAAGCGCACTAGCACTCTAAGCATGAGGAACACTAGCGTGATGAAGAAAGGAGGAATCTTCTCGGCAGAATTCCTTAAAGTCTTCCTGCCCTCTCTGCTCGTCTCCCACGTTTTGGCAGTGGGTCTCGG GGTGTACATCGGAAGACGTCTGACTACCTCCACCGGAACCTTCTGA